In Podospora pseudopauciseta strain CBS 411.78 chromosome 3, whole genome shotgun sequence, one genomic interval encodes:
- a CDS encoding NRPS protein (antiSMASH:Cluster_2; EggNog:ENOG503NX8T; COG:Q; SMCOG1127:condensation domain-containing protein): protein MHLAQHAPGILGGLRRDAMQLDTQTIPVDSVTRTLPVPESESALDALLLAWGALLQRQRGDDDRVEQFSWGHKSQSSPSEISTRFSLKALGLELTRSRSESVSTFLQAVKTSTENIARPGLLYLFFNDEKETSFPQKETAGPSQFDFQLRVSKHASALTLEGVYPTTEKPDSLNSRQAGDRLETLIQLVNIITTQPEAPISVLLEPLGRDLDQIWAWNAEMPPLIDRTMQDIISEQAAARPDKIALSSWDGQWTYAELELMSTRLAHHLVSQGITVGVNVPLCFEKCRWTIVALLAIMKAGGAFALTDPTSQPEGRLRAMVEQTGGKLVVASAAQTELAKRLVPEDGSQVVTVNEELFQSFSTIEGELPPLPTIPTVTSPLYIQFTSGSTGKPKGVVVSHANFTSGAIPRAEAVGYKSSTKCFEFASYAFDVSIDCMLCTLSVGGTICIPSDADRMNDLGGAIRASGANMAHMTPSVARVLDPAVIAELDVLGLGGEAISASDAAAWSKGKTSVIIAYGPSECTVGCTVNNTFAKNKDERKVFTTGNIGRGVGGVGWIVDPEDHDRLVPVGSVGELLVEGPVVGLGYLGEAEKTAEVFIEDPIWLVAGHKEIPGRTGRLYKTGDLVRYDADGSGDFVFIGRKDAQVKLRGQRVELVEIEHHLRHHLPSRVKIAAEVIKPAGAEPTLVAFLAEPRSKSGTTEECDEAEATFSDELTKALTGIEEALGVDLPRYMVPAAFIPLRDMPVLPSAKIDRKKLRALGGAMTREQITGSARKNKSSEGGAPSTEMERMLAAVWKSLLGDHTDITVSDSFFALGGDSLRAMRLVPAARAEGIVLSVADVFRYPVLRDMAVVAKKAEAGSGGAAADVPPFSLIDKAWSAEAAKTEVSQLCEVDKADIEDVYPCTPLQEALMALSAKVKEAYVAQRVLKMNNAKDAKKLQNAFEAIAADSAILRTRIVQVSDYGLMQVLIREPIQWRTASSLARYLEDDRDEEMGLGKKLVRYAMIREGDVYHFVLTMHHALYDGWSMPLVVDRVNQAYQGVAPRKPAAQFKHFIDYLNNRLDRAGCDTYWREQLDGATGVQFPRLPFEGYQTQADSLLEVDIKLDGRKLPSVPGATITLASVVRAAWALVASQYCSGNNDIVFGETLTGRNAPIVGVEEIEGPMITTVPVRVTINRESSVEHYLQTIAEQIVGQIPYEHAGLQHIRKLSDDALQACELRTGFVLHPAAGEVEADDKTPANGLVPAGDGEAAQEALKFNTYALMLVCSLSSDGFFVMASFDSKTVSKDTMERVLEQLRTVVHQLCEGNAKEVKVGDLQCLTDADSKEVEDMSKKFKLEGADLDALGLDRADIAGAWIADAADHTRPSPRGAVGELLVETTKTLSAPAVAVQTPPPLWLKSTTVNGGQIYRTGRLASFEFSVDTPVLRVLPKSAQIKPDFTVPKKKAASSGPAISASSAKQKLLRGIWSRLLKVDEDKIFLGDSFFNRGGDSIAAMKLVSEARQQGMQLSVAQVFANRTLYDMANVMQPSPTVITNVQRGQGSSSPASPSSPSKADYQPFSLLLTSFMRRMQRSLADKSWKILDVLPTRPLQEIAVRGTVELPRFSIRYELMHFEGMVNKKQLFRACQELVAINEVLRTVYVRLDDVCYSVVIENPFIVDIVEYEIDGDDVEEFAGKVSRLDAQTKMPYGSSFVKWFFVTNGTKSTLVFRLSHAQYDEICLPIFLNQLQQLYQDPKSVSPSYPFSTFVDHTIQEGIPAAIPYWRDLLAGSEGVSLLRPDTPITDRRHFAIHKPVNIAARSRDVTVATLPSAAWALTFARLLKVKDVVFGEVASGRSVDIPGIPDANAIAGPCWQYVPTRVKFDGDVPIRTGYDLLEALQTQHMMTSSHDCMGLEEIVRNCTDWDPEEVTWFDTVVHQDVAHVETLSFLDRKAKFETLYAYEEPLREWKIQAFHDGDTLTIEVITFESWKEEAVKLLDDVCASLEQLVNRPGEELNIA from the exons ATGCATCTCGCCCAGCACGCACCCGGCATTCTGGGTGGCCTCCGCCGCGATGCCATGCAGCTCGACACCCAGACCATTCCTGTAGACTCTGTTACCAGGACGCTACCAGTACCCGAATCAGAGTCTGCCCTCGAcgcccttcttctcgccTGGGGTGCTCTCCTCCAAAGACAACGAGGCGACGACGACAGAGTAGAACAGTTTTCCTGGGGCCACAAGTCGCAAAGCTCACCATCAGAGATCTCCACCCGCTTTTCCCTCAAAGCCCTCGGTCTCGAATTGACCAGGTCACGATCAGAGTCTGTATCAACATTCCTCCAGGCCGTCAAGACTTCAACCGAGAACATCGCCCGCCCAGGGCTCCTCTACCTCTTCTTCAATGACGAGAAAGAGACCTCCTTTCCCCAAAAAGAGACGGCTGGACCATCT CAATTCGACTTCCAACTCCGTGTATCCAAACATGCTTCTGCCCTCACCCTTGAGGGCGTTTACCCTACCACCGAAAAGCCCGACTCCCTCAACTCCCGGCAGGCCGGAGACAGACTCGAAACCCTAATTCAACTTGTCAATATCATCACCACTCAGCCCGAAGCCCCCATCTCGGTCCTCCTCGAGCCCCTCGGCCGTGACCTCGACCAAATATGGGCCTGGAACGCCGAAATGCCCCCTCTGATCGACCGGACGATGCAAGACATAATCTCTGAGCAGGCCGCCGCTCGCCCGGACAAGATTGCGCTTTCCTCTTGGGATGGCCAATGGACCTACGCCGAGCTCGAGCTCATGTCTACCCGCCTGGCGCATCACCTCGTTTCTCAGGGCATCACAGTTGGTGTTAATGTACCGCTATGCTTCGAAAAGTGCCGGTGGACCATCGTCGCTTTGTTGGCCATCATGAAGGCTGGTGGCGCATTTGCCTTGACGGACCCAACATCTCAGCCAGAGGGCAGACTGCGCGCCATGGTGGAGCAAACCGGCGGCAAGCTGGTCGTTGCCTCCGCCGCTCAGACTGAGCTGGCGAAGCGTCTTGTTCCTGAAGATGGCAGCCAGGTGGTAACGGTGAACGAGGAGCTGTTCCAGTCTTTCTCCACCATCGAGGGCGAGCTCCCCCCATTGCCCACTATCCCGACTGTCACCTCTCCTCTCTACATCCAGTTCACCTCTGGCAGCACAGGCAAGCCCAAGGGTGTCGTTGTTTCTCACGCCAACTTCACCAGCGGTGCCATTCCCCGTGCTGAGGCGGTGGGGTACAAGTCTTCTACCAAGTGCTTCGAGTTTGCCAGTTATGCCTTCGATGTCAGCATCGATTGCATGCTCTGCACTCTGTCAGTCGGTGGTACCATCTGCATCCCCTCTGATGCCGACCGCATGAATGACCTTGGCGGTGCCATCAGGGCCAGTGGCGCCAACATGGCGCATATGACACCCAGTGTTGCGCGTGTGCTCGATCCCGCCGTGATTGCTGAGCTTGACGTCTTGGGATTGGGCGGTGAAGCCATCTCGGCTTCTGATGCGGCTGCGTGGAGCAAGGGCAAGACCAGCGTCATTATCGCGTATGGCCCCTCCGAATGCACTGTCGGCTGCACTGTCAACAACACCTTtgccaagaacaaggacgAGCGCAAGGTGTTTACGACCGGAAACATTGGCCGTGGTGTCGGCGGTGTAGGCTGGATTGTCGACCCCGAGGACCACGACCGTCTGGTTCCTGTCGGATCAGTCGGCGAGCTGCTGGTGGAAGGCCCCGTCGTTGGTCTTGGTTACTTGGGTGAGGCCGAGAAGACGGCTGAGGTGTTTATTGAGGACCCTATATGGTTGGTTGCCGGACACAAAGAGATCCCTGGCAGAACCGGCCGGCTCTACAAGACTGGTGATCTTGTTCGGTACGATGCTGATGGGTCTGGTGACTTTGTCTTCATCGGCCGCAAGGATGCTCAAGTCAAGCTCCGTGGACAGCGTGTTGAGTTGGTCGAGATTGAGCACCATCTCcggcaccacctcccaagccGTGTCAAGATCGCTGCTGAGGTCATCAAGCCTGCGGGTGCCGAGCCTACTTTGGTGGCCTTTTTGGCCGAGCCTCGCAGCAAGAGCGGCACAACCGAGGAATGTGACGAAGCGGAGGCCACCTTCTCTGATGAACTGACCAAGGCCCTGACAGGTATCGAGGAAGCGCTTGGTGTCGACCTTCCCCGATACATGGTCCCCGCGGCATTCATCCCTCTCCGCGACATGCCAGTGCTGCCTTCTGCCAAGATCGATCGCAAGAAGCTTCGTGCGCTTGGAGGCGCCATGACGCGCGAGCAGATCACTGGCAGCGCCCGCAAGAACAAGAGCAGCGAAGGTGGTGCCCCTTCGACCGAGATGGAGCGGATGCTGGCTGCTGTGTGGAAGTCGTTGCTTGGGGACCATACCGACATCACTGTTAGCGATAGCTTCTTTGCTCTCGGCGGAGACTCTCTCAGGGCCATGAGACTCGTTCCCGCTGCTCGCGCTGAAGGCATTGTTCTGTCGGTTGCCGATGTCTTCCGGTACCCTGTCCTCCGGGATATGGCTGTGGTTGCTAAGAAGGCAGAGGCTGGAagcggtggtgctgctgctgacgtCCCACCCTTCTCCCTGATCGACAAGGCCTGGTCTGCTGAGGCGGCAAAGACCGAGGTCAGCCAGCTTTGCGAGGTTGACAAGGCCGATATCGAGGATGTCTATCCCTGCACACCGCTCCAAGAGGCCTTGATGGCGCTCTCTgccaaggtcaaggaggccTATGTAGCCCAGCGTGTGCTCAAGATGAACAATGCCAAAGACGCCAAGAAGTTGCAGAATGCCTTCGAGGCCATCGCCGCCGACTCCGCCATCCTCCGCACTCGTATCGTTCAGGTGTCCGACTACGGTCTCATGCAAGTCTTGATCAGGGAGCCTATCCAGTGGCGCACTGCGTCATCGTTGGCCAGGTATCTCGAGGACGACcgggatgaggagatgggtCTCGGCAAGAAGCTTGTTCGCTACGCCATGATCCGCGAGGGCGACGTCTATCACTTTGTACTGACCATGCACCATGCTCTCTACGACGGATGGTCAATGCCCCTGGTAGTTGACCGTGTCAACCAGGCCTACCAGGGTGTTGCTCCGAGAAAGCCAGCGGCCCAGTTCAAGCACTTCATCGACtacctcaacaacaggctTGATCGTGCAGGATGCGACACTTACTGGCGTGAGCAGCTCGACGGTGCGACGGGTGTTCAGTTCCCCCGTCTTCCCTTTGAGGGCTACCAGACCCAGGCCGACTCCCTCCTCGAAGTCGATATCAAGCTTGATGGCCGGAAGCTCCCATCGGTGCCCGGTGCCACCATCACTCTTGCCAGCGTGGTTCGCGCAGCGTGGGCCCTGGTGGCCTCCCAGTACTGCAGCGGCAATAACGACATTGTTTTCGGCGAGACACTGACTGGTCGCAATGCCCCCATCGTAGGCGTCGAAGAGATCGAGGGTCCCATGATCACCACCGTTCCTGTGCGGGTCACCATCAACCGCGAGTCGTCCGTCGAGCACTATCTTCAGACCATTGCCGAGCAGATTGTCGGTCAGATCCCATACGAACATGCCGGTCTTCAGCACATCCGCAAGTTGAGCGACGACGCCCTTCAGGCTTGCGAGCTGCGTACTGGTTTCGTGCTGCATCCCGCAGCTGGCGAGGTCGAGGCTGACGACAAGACACCGGCCAACGGGTTGGTGCCGGCGGGCGATGGCGAGGCGGCCCAGGAAGCGCTCAAGTTCAACACGTATGCCCTCATGTTGGTGTGCTCCCTTTCTTCCGATGGCTTCTTCGTGATGGCCAGTTTCGACTCCAAGACGGTCAGCAAGGACACGATGGAGCGAGTGTTGGAGCAGCTCCGGACAGTGGTGCACCAGCTCTGCGAGGGCAATGcgaaggaggtcaaggtcGGTGACTTGCAGTGTCTGACGGATGCTGACAGCAAAGAAGTTGAGGATATGAGCAAGAAGTTCAAGTTGGAGGGTGCTGACTTGGATGCGCTTGGGTTGGATCGGGCTGACATTGCCGGTGCCTGGATTGCCGATGCAGCTGACCACACGCGCCCCTCCCCGCGTGGCGCTGTGGGTGAGCTGTTAGTGGAGACCACCAAGACCCTCAGCGCCCCTGCAGTCGCTGTGCAgacaccaccgccgctgTGGCTGAAGAGCACCACTGTCAACGGCGGCCAGATCTACAGAACCGGACGACTTGCCAGCTTCGAGTTCAGTGTCGACACTCCTGTTCTTCGCGTGCTCCCCAAGTCGGCCCAGATCAAGCCCGATTTCACTgtccccaagaagaaggctgcttcGTCTGGCCCTGCCATCTCTGCTTCCTCTGCCAAGCAAAAGCTGCTCCGGGGCATCTGGAGTCGTCTTCTCAAGGTCGATGAGGACAAGATCTTCCTTGGTGACAGCTTCTTCAACCGTGGTGGTGACTCGATTGCCGCCATGAAGCTCGTCTCCGAGGCCCGTCAGCAGGGAATGCAGCTCAGCGTCGCACAGGTCTTTGCCAACCGGACTCTGTATGACATGGCCAATGTCATGCAGCCATCGCCCACTGTCATCACTAACGTTCAAAGGGGCCAGGGCAGCAGCTCTCCCGCGAGCCCATCCAGTCCCTCCAAGGCCGACTACCAGcccttctctctcctcttgacctccttcatGCGTCGTATGCAGAGATCGCTGGCCGACAAGTCATGGAAGATCCTTGATGTGCTCCCCACCAGACCTCTCCAGGAGATTGCCGTCAGGGGTACCGTTGAGCTTCCTCGCTTCTCCATCCGCTATGAGCTCATGCACTTTGAGGGTATGGTCAACAAGAAGCAGCTCTTCCGTGCCTGCCAAGAGCTTGTCGCCATCAACGAAGTCCTTCGCACCGTCTATGTCCGCCTTGATGATGTCTGCTACAGCGTGGTGATCGAGAACCCCTTCATCGTCGACATTGTCGAATATGAGATTGACGGTGACGATGTCGAGGAGTTTGCCGGCAAGGTCAGCAGACTGGATGCCCAAACCAAGATGCCTTATGGTTCTTCCTTCGTCAAGTGGTTCTTTGTCACCAACGGCACCAAGAGCACCCTTGTCTTCCGTCTGTCCCACGCCCAGTACGATGAGATTTGCCttcccatcttcctcaatcagctccagcagctgtACCAGGACCCCAAGTCGGTCTCTCCATCGTaccccttctccaccttTGTCGATCACACCATCCAAGAGGGCATTCCCGCTGCCATCCCCTACTGGCGCGACCTCCTTGCCGGTTCCGAGGGTGTTTCTCTCTTGAGACCCgacacccccatcaccgaCCGCCGCCACTTTGCCATCCACAAGCCCGTCAACATCGCCGCCCGCAGCCGCGACGTGACCGTAGCTACCCTTCCCTCCGCAGCCTGGGCTTTGACCTTTGCCCGTCTGCTCAAGGTCAAGGACGTGGTATTCGGCGAAGTCGCCTCCGGCCGCAGCGTCGACATACCCGGCATCCCCGACGCCAACGCCATCGCCGGCCCCTGCTGGCAGTACGTCCCCACCCGCGTCAAGTTCGACGGCGACGTCCCCATCCGCACCGGCTACGACCTGCTCGAGGCCCTCCAGACCCAGCACATGATGACTTCTTCGCACGACTGCATGGGTCTGGAGGAGATTGTCCGGAATTGCACAGACTGGGATCCTGAGGAGGTGACCTGGTTCGATACGGTCGTTCACCAGGATGTGGCCCACGTCGAGACCTTGTCATTCTTGGACCGCAAGGCTAAGTTTGAGACTCTGTATGCGTACGAGGAGCCGTTGAGGGAGTGGAAGATTCAGGCTTTCCATGATGGGGATACCTTGACCATTGAGGTTATCACTTTTGAGTcgtggaaggaggaggcggtgaagTTGTTGGATGACGTTTGTGCTTCGTTGGAGCAGTTGGTGAACAGGCctggggaggagttgaaCATTGCATag
- a CDS encoding hypothetical protein (antiSMASH:Cluster_2), which produces MTILDKFSHRVQTSSLNILQRLPRPCNVFSEHLVQEAQPEAVAQIPEGEEKECLGHELEDNEEEWAIHRDGGACNIEAVTCNFHCQHHEELRQALQRQINQGKERVEGCYQRLPFEELESEHFPGGSGEALETLNFHNSVIARRYLVTMIFYPNPYPMWCEPEDGHFQYIRSLQWRRDALVDFVRERREKEGFDLSAYKSVERWVADLAEEHHLFDQPERDLPREGMEYGCDLKGVLAKIVERTHEHDPRQKKPQKPKPYVRTEEEWNEWIEKTNREYCLDISRDEEEAARQLEWAEESVDFVLDETPW; this is translated from the exons ATGACTATCTTGGACAAGTTCTCGCATCGGGTACAGACATCGTCGTTGAATATCCTCCAAAGACTTCCTAGGCCCTGCAATGTCTTCTCGGAGCACCTGGTACAGGAGGCACAGCCAGAAGCGGTTGCTCAAATACCAGAGGGCGAAGAGAAGGAATGCCTTGGACACGAGCTGGAGGATAATGAAGAGGAATGG GCAATTCACCGGGATGGCGGAGCGTGTAATATAGAGGCAGTTACCTGCAACTTCCACTGTCAGCACCACGAAGAACTCAGACAAGCACTTCAGCGACAGATCAACCAAGGCAAGGAGAGGGTCGAAGGGTGCTATCAGAGACTGCCCTTTGAAGAGTTGGAGAGCGAGCACTTCCCGGGTGGAAGCGGAGAAGCCTTGGAGACTCTCAACTTCCACAACTCCGTCATCGCCCGCCGCTACCTGGTCACGATGATATTTTACCCCAACCCTTATCCTATGTGGTGTGAACCCGAAGATGGCCACTTTCAATACATCCGCTCTCTGCAATGGCGTCGGGACGCACTGGTTGATTTCGTGCGGGAGCggagggagaaagagggCTTCGACCTTTCTGCCTACAAGTCGGTGGAAAGATGGGTTGCTGATTTGGCTGAAGAGCATCATCTCTTTGACCAGCCTGAGCG GGACTTGCCAAGAGAAGGAATGGAATATGGCTGCGATCTGAAGGGTGTTCTCGCCAAGATTGTGGAAAGGACCCACGAGCATGATCCTCGCCAGAAGAAACCACAAAAGCCGAAACCATACGTGCGGACAGAAGAGGAGTGGAATGAGTGGATTGAAAAGACAAATAGGGAATATTGTCTTGATATTAGCcgtgacgaggaggaggctgctaGACAACTTGAATGGGCCGAAGAATCAGTCGATTTTGTGCTAGATGAAACTCCCTGGTAG
- a CDS encoding hypothetical protein (antiSMASH:Cluster_2; COG:O; EggNog:ENOG503NVI6): protein MDIYRRKGFDHIPPPEEKTDGNKQPMVAYSVQYLDREGGDIGTQPHPTTFDLDVARHAVLKFKASVFGVVTVLKTSHSPEAFRYLSDESRLDRVSRILSDASITVDVHVTKIIIESQALVSAIRTVVRYYPQIDLEGNSLELDELYAVIGHYLRELESLRQGPQDSALDPKTTEHLRLLLDYLHTNVYKDKIDAERILHLKDLCTFQMLWLLFKPGATVYLEFRGNLAAYVVQSVVSDPAILSDVKQRLEPYKIKLWSLRYDGRFVGRTSTEVVLPPFGGERAVT, encoded by the coding sequence ATGGATATCTATCGACGCAAAGGTTTCGACCACATTCCGCCTCCAGAGGAGAAAACGGATGGGAACAAGCAACCGATGGTGGCATACTCGGTGCAATACCTCGacagagaaggaggagataTCGGCACACagccccatcccaccaccttTGACCTCGATGTCGCCCGCCACGCTGTCCTGAAGTTCAAAGCCTCGGTATTTGGCGTGGTGACCGTGCTGAAGACTTCTCACTCACCAGAGGCCTTCAGGTACCTCTCAGATGAATCGAGACTCGACAGGGTATCCCGTATCCTGAGTGACGCGTCCATCACTGTGGATGTGCATGTGACAAAGATCATAATCGAATCGCAAGCTCTCGTCAGCGCTATTCGCACGGTTGTCCGCTACTACCCCCAGATTGATCTAGAAGGGAACTCATTGGAGCTTGATGAGCTGTATGCGGTCATTGGGCATTATTTGAGGGAGCTTGAGAGCTTGCGTCAAGGTCCACAGGATAGCGCGTTGGACCCCAAGACCACAGAACATCTCAGACTACTCCTCGACTATCTCCACACCAATGTTTACAAGGACAAGATAGATGCTGAACGCATCCTGCATCTCAAAGATCTCTGCACCTTCCAGATGCTCTGGCTTTTGTTCAAGCCTGGCGCTACTGTCTACCTCGAGTTCCGAGGTAACCTCGCGGCCTATGTGGTACAGTCGGTGGTATCAGACCCTGCCATACTTTCCGACGTGAAGCAACGCCTTGAACCCTACAAAATCAAGCTGTGGTCTTTGAGATACGACGGGCGGTTCGTCGGCAGAACTTCGACTGAGGTTGTTCTTCCCCCGTTTGGGGGGGAACGTGCAGTTACTTGA
- a CDS encoding hypothetical protein (antiSMASH:Cluster_2; COG:S; EggNog:ENOG503P6XS), whose product MARIGILARLVPPDATPIKTSTETYNGWDLEVLEVYYPAGALPPSELEAGSFDYYYTHTAEGTTKWLVNLTYTAPTTCPTPLEYTTAINLEEFGRLPRELTTILGPKASAEEPTIVTSTRTTWALSVDNYVSLTETSYYTSATLHVQPTDIAPAPIEALRDSHAWGIEYYLKQCYLPGEEDPRIKNCPHQAFGRCSKIEEGPAVMITIVGALFVLGFIENIFWFRRLMLGRWALRCGTVCWWFIATLLMIFVTKYEVGRNAEDQEVLRKQWKEMSFWLKIKLWLLWGFRHKYPERWLGPKKPVSVEEKIEMGNAGGDNGGGNGGGSGGGRASANGGTRAREQVEQDDTPLPVYPGPPSSSVSDGHSMNSGTTAATRGPVLGNLNAVLGPVVGSGTVVIGPTMSPGQQSPASPRRQDTDQGHADGGIRAV is encoded by the exons ATGGCACGGATAGGCATTTTAGCTCGGTTGGTG CCACCCGACGCAACACCGATAAAAACCTCGACTGAGACTTACAACGGGTGGGATTTGGAGGTACTCGAGGTTTATTATCCTGCTGGCGCGCTCCCCCCCTCCGAGCTGGAGGCGGGCTCCTTCGACTACTATTACACCCACACGGCGGAGGGAACGACAAAATGGCTTGTCAACCTGACATACACCGCCCCGACCACCTGTCCAACCCCCTTGGAATACACGACAGCGATCAACCTCGAGGAGTTTGGACGACTTCCAAGAGAGCTCACCACTATTCTGGGCCCGAAGGCCAGCGCCGAAGAACCTACTATTGTTACATCCACAAGAACTACTTGGGCTTTGTCCGTCGACAACTATGTGTCACTCACCGAAACCTCCTACTACACATCTGCGACGTTACACGTACAACCAACCGACATTGCGCCAGCGCCCATCGAGGCACTGAGAGATTCGCATGCATGGGGCATCGAGTACTACCTTAAACAATGTTACCTGCCAGGCGAAGAGGATCCGCGGATCAAAAATTGTCCACATCAGGCTTTCGGACGCTGCAGCAAAATCGAAGAAGGGCCCGCCGTCATGATTACCATCGTTGGAGCCCTCTTTGTTCTCGGCTTTATTGAAAATATTTTCTGGTtcaggaggttgatgttgggccGGTGGGCTCTTCGGTGCGGCACGGTATGCTGGTGGTTTATTGCGACGTTGCTCATGATCTTTGTCACCAAATACGAAGTCGGGAGGAACGCCGAGGACCAGGAGGTTCTGAGGAAGCAGTGGAAGGAGATGTCGTTTTGGTTGAAGATTAAGCTGTGGCTTCTGTGGGGATTTCGACACAAGTATCCTGAGCGCTGGCTGGGGCCTAAAAAGCCGGTTAGTGTGGAGGAAAAAATTGAGATGGGAAATGCTGGAGGAGATAATGGAGGCGGCAATGGAGggggtagtggtggtggtagggcTAGCGCTAATGGGGGAACTCGCGCGAGAGAGCAGGTGGAGCAGGATGACACACCTTTGCCAGTTTATCCCGGCCCTCCTTCCTCAAGTGTCAGTGATGGGCATTCGATGAACAGCGGGACAACAGCTGCCACGCGGGGGCCGGTCTTGGGAAACCTAAATGCAGTTCTTGGACCTGTGGTAGGTTCTGGGACTGTGGTCATCGGGCCGACGATGAGTCCAGGTCAGCAATCGCCTGCTTCTCCGCGGCGACAGGATACGGATCAGGGTCATGCGGATGGTGGTATCAGGGCTGTTTAA